Part of the Thermodesulfobacteriota bacterium genome, GGATCATCCCCGGATCGTTAAACGCCTTGGCGAGCACGAATATGCCCTCGATGTAGGAGATAATCGCCTGCGAGGTCGCCCTCGTGTCCGTGTCCGCGGGCAGGTCGCCCTCGCTCACCGCCTGGGCGATCACCCTTTCGAGGGACCGCGCCCAATCCTCGAATATGTCGGCTATCTTCTGCCTTATGACCTCGTCCTGCGTGCTGAGCTCCAGCGCGAGGTTCCCGAATCCGCATCCGGTCATGCACCCGCCGCACTCCTTGGACTTCGACTGCGACTCGTAGGACCTTCTCAGCATCGATTCGAGCTTTTTGAGCGCGGGAACGCGCGCGCAGCATATGGGCTCCAGCATCTCCCCCTTGTAGCTCTGCCATATGGCGTCTATGGCTTCCAGGGTAAGGTGCCTCTTCGAAGGAAAGAAGTGATAGAAGCTCCCCTTCTTTACGCCCGCGTGCTCGCAGAGCTCCTGCACGCCGACTGCGTTATAGCTCCGGTTGCCGATAAGCTCTATCGCGCTCTCTATCAGATTTTCCCTTGCGTCGCTCGTTCTTCCCATGATAATTCCCGGTAACCCCTTGAATAGTTGACCGTACGGTAAAATATATCCTGCGGATGAAGGTTGTCAAGAAAATTTTCCCGAATGTCGTGCGTACTCCAGGTTGGAATCGGTGAAAAAGCCGTCTAAGCAGCCTTTACGATTGAAGATTGCAGGATTGCGGCCGGGCCGGGATTTTTTCGT contains:
- a CDS encoding TetR/AcrR family transcriptional regulator, which encodes MGRTSDARENLIESAIELIGNRSYNAVGVQELCEHAGVKKGSFYHFFPSKRHLTLEAIDAIWQSYKGEMLEPICCARVPALKKLESMLRRSYESQSKSKECGGCMTGCGFGNLALELSTQDEVIRQKIADIFEDWARSLERVIAQAVSEGDLPADTDTRATSQAIISYIEGIFVLAKAFNDPGMIPRLGEGVFSICIRREEDAAAAAESGARG